A single Pagrus major chromosome 19, Pma_NU_1.0 DNA region contains:
- the LOC141014332 gene encoding uncharacterized protein, which translates to MYTYEQEATMLRPGWVRSNVSTGQRGDWGGGTIVLWHGTEQLGQVNGYGYVYCSPAVLPYGFFVSWCINLCFNIGWLLVWDNGIMIAALVFLFLVICTNYSMLFFICHGLHIYGPWLKKYHKADLWLIRVLVQNGVMVYTTWTTIATLINVAIVLTYEVNMSPLDAATVSYSVLSVVLLVWFVLENFVLDKHVRYILIVYPVVIWALSGNYDKNYNAESPSRNGIFIVVLLALACVLFAIRIVLVVWRHIKQPLYTDISPDAMEPKEIAKKQKKIFS; encoded by the exons ATGTACACGTATGAACAAGAGGCAACCATGCTCAGGCCCGGTTGGGTCCGGAGCAATGTGAGTACAGGCCAGCGtggggactggggaggagggacaattGTGCTTTGGCACGGTacggagcaactgggccaagt GAACGGCTATGGCTACGTTTACTGCAGCCCTGCGGTGTTACCTTACGGATTCTTCGTTAGCTGGTGCATCAATCTGTGCTTCAATATCGGCTGGCTGCTTGTTTGGGACAACGG AATTATGATTGCTGCACTGGTTTTTCTCTTCCTGGTCATCTGCACAAATTACTCCATGCTATTCTTCATCTGCCATGGACTACATATTTATGGACCCTGGCTCAAGAAATACCACAAAGCCGACCTGTGGCTCATCCGTGTGCTG GTTCAGAATGGCGTGATGGTCTACACAACATGGACAACCATTGCAACACTAATCAACGTGGCCATTGTACTGACTTATGAAGTAAATATGTCCCCACTGGATGCTGCCACCGTCTCGTACTCCGTTTTGTCTGTTGTTCTGCTTGTGTG GTTTGTTTTGGAAAACTTTGTCCTTGACAAACATGTGAGGTACATCCTCATCGTCTACCCTGTTGTGATCTGGGCGTTGTCTGGAAACTATGACAAAAACTACAATGCTGAATCGCCCAGCCGCAATGGCATCTTCATTG TCGTGCTTCTGGCCCTGGCCTGCGTGCTGTTTGCCATTCGGATTGTTTTGGTGGTGTGGAGACACATCAAGCAGCCGCTGTACACAGACATCAGTCCTGACGCCATGGAACCGAAGGAGATTGCtaagaagcagaaaaagataTTTAGCTGA
- the LOC141014970 gene encoding uncharacterized protein: MEDNYPTLRRPKRKLCYIPNKKSTSNQWVGTLELEDIDKMFDDLEPSSLEEDDQVPQSLLLQISETGTDTNQTERETPPDPQREGQLTEKPLNCEMEPKGDVLHPATGTPSPKLDIDLDNPFEVHGPMKTSSPIEEKVIVDGEVEMDNEKHTVMSPVLFAYEDERKEEAEAEPLPTQKPQCNGPVAEQFDDSELESPPSKIALNKPKMPSHQNKGEESCKESQPAKEKASKKPQTAELEGKRKAQEQENTDPPVSAVREEPEVSAPKKKSESAQRQPPVEAPTRVGHNMTTFLQKLRDAIQPKPSCSRKSLSPIKAPPPPEPEDDFLILEDDTPLWFSIPSKSATSKRLNRTSSNSKDSSTDKGAKDSPIETAQKQQEAEQASSKPGSQTVNQKMKKMKVKEKKNEVTEPGNDMDEFCIPEDPPANDLMKQEKPNKKKRLKKASSEESDQAEEPPKDTTSRETDEEKKPTLEKKADMKRSKSLKDGNENAKTSRAKSLKRDKKVPQGSGAVIETVHVEAEKEQSQEPVDALPEKEIMNSETQVDVKDKQNRPPAVSKESSSEDIQSPGKRKRRQPGQWWVSGSPSKEETKVTDSQPTMKRSKQSRKEPIAAVSSPVKTKKDGRMKRTNQPAPSPSQKTNKAKEKKTSRNRNRKTKGDTPDKVKASEVFDMGEAEQIEEQDQEVPNEDKGPAESSPLVFAPREHSQNTGDQVFQRVYHHVPNEKVSTSPAPVSPRGPREQLGAAEPEKRRRKPTSNWWIANGLREDVESVSSQPQQQGPKPRKERKKQSKQSRSPGLGTPINGNMVVSPKPLGGAHVPPLKVKPLSAPKTVKRSLAKFKDILTETPTVVSSKQAGQSKKRKVTAHPAVEVTVTDYTTLSKKHEDNVSMDAGESNGPLNHEALEDDNCQSENTLKVLRSGPSSMIDLEQFEENDDMILPSNRSEAVLSALDLCAPPLKPLILQPKDTANLTEWFKSLWSTTVDNGPEISPDHFDWYFYQGRAIGLMVDLNGGSFCSGKILLGSYMKKPLWVDHSATTVFNLLTSSVSVTINGSESRFSPGQSFMVQCGHAYSIQNVTAQPAVLYFTRILAESSD, from the exons ATGGAGGACAACTACCCTACCTTG AGGAGACCAAAGAGGAAACTCTGCTACAttccaaacaaaaaaag tACATCTAATCAATGGGTAGGAACGCTGGAATTGGAAGACATCGATAAGATGTTTGATGACTTGG AGCCATCCTCGCTTGAAGAGGATGACCAAGTTCCTCAATCACTTCTGCTCCAGATCTCTGAGACCGGGACTGACACAAACCAGACTGAGAGGGAGACTCCTCCAGACCCACAGCGGGAAGGACAACTAACAGAAAAACCTCTAAATTGTGAAATG GAACCTAAAGGAGACGTCCTACATCCTGCAACGGGGACACCCAGTCCAAAACTAGACATTG ATTTGGACAACCCATTTGAAGTGCATGGACCAATGAAGACATCCAGCCCTATTGAAGAGAAAGTAATTGTGGATGGTGAAGTAGAGATGgataatgaaaaacacacagttatgTCCCCAGTCCTCTTTGCATATgaggatgaaagaaaagaagaggcagaggcagagccCCTACCCACCCAGAAACCACAGTGCAACGGGCCTGTCGCAGAGCA ATTTGATGATTCCGAGTTGGAGTCTCCTCCAAGCAAGATTGCTTTAAACAAACCCAAGATGCCCAGTCACCAAAACAAGGGGGAGGAATCATG caaAGAGAGTCAGCCAGCCAAAGAAAAAGCATCCAAGAAACCTCAAACAGCTGAGTTGGAAGGCAAAAGAAAAGCACAAGA GCAAGAAAACACAGACCCACCCGTGTCAGCAGTGAGAGAGGAGCCTGAAGTCTCAGCTCctaagaaaaagtcagaaagcGCTCAGAGGCAGCCACCTGTTGAGGCGCCCACCCGAGTGGGACACAACATGACGACTTTTCTACAGAAGCTTAGAGACGCTATACAGCCCAAACCTTCATG ttcCAGGAAGTCTCTTTCACCCATAAAAGCACCCCCTCCTCCTGAGCCAGAGGACGATTTCCTGATTTTGGAGGATGATACACCTCTTTGGTTTTCCATCCCGAGTAAAAGTGCCACCAGTAAGAGACTGAACAGAACTTCCAGCAACAGCAAGGACAGCTCAACTGACAAGGGAGCAAAGGATAGCCCTATAGAGACTGCACAAAAACAGCAGGAAGCTGAACAGGCAAGCAGCAAACCGGGAAGTCAGACTGTcaatcagaaaatgaagaagatgaaagtgaaagagaagaagaatgagGTGACTGAGCCTGGAAATGATATGGATGAATTCTGCATTCCTGAGGATCCTCCTGCAAATGACTTAATGAAACAagagaaaccaaacaaaaagaaaagactcaagAAGGCATCATCTGAAGAAAGTGACCAGGCAGAGGAGCCACCTAAAGACACAACCAGCAGAGAAACGGATGAAGAAAAGAAGCCCACTCTGGAAAAGAAAGCTGACATGAAGAGATCAAAGTCTTTAAAAGATGGGAATGAAAATGCCAAGACAAGCAGGGCAAAGTCATTAAAGAGGGACAAAAAAGTGCCGCAGGGATCTGGTGCAGTGATAGAGACGGTGCATGTTGAGGCCGAGAAGGAGCAAAGTCAGGAGCCTGTAGATGCTCTTCCAG agaaagaaatcatgAATTCTGAAACACAAGTGGATGTAAAGGATAAACAGAACAGACCACCGGCTGTGTCTAAAGAGAGTTCATCTGAAGACATTCAGAGTCCtgggaaaaggaagaggaggcagcCTGGACAGTGGTGGGTGAGCGGCTCTCCAAGCAAAGAGGAAACAAAGGTTACAGACAGCCAGCCTACAATGAAAAGGTCAAAGCAGAGCAGGAAGGAGCCCATCGCGGCAGTCTCGTCTCCTGTAAAGACTAAGAAGGATGGACGTATGAAAAGAACAAATCAGCCTGCGCCGTCACCCAGTCAGAAGACAAATAAAgctaaagaaaagaaaaccagccggaacagaaacagaaaaacaaaaggagacaCTCCAGATAAGGTGAAAGCATCAGAAGTATTTGATATGGGTGAGGCAGAGCAGATTGAAGAGCAGGACCAGGAGGTCCCGAACGAAGACAAGGGTCCTGCAGAGTCGAGCCCTTTGGTCTTTGCACCCAGAGAGCACAGCCAaaacacag GGGATCAGGTATTTCAAAGAGTCTACCATCACGTCCCTAACGAAAAAGTATCCACCTCACCAGCGCCAGTCTCTCCCAGAGGACCGAGGGAGCAGCTCGgggcagcagaaccagagaaaCGGAGGAGGAAACCTACCAGTAACTGGTGGATTGCTAATGGCCTGCGGGAGGATGTAGAGAGTGTCTCCTCGCAGCCCCAGCAGCAGGGGCCCAAACCTCgtaaggaaagaaaaaagcagtCTAAACAGAGCAGATCTCCTGGACTTGGGACGCCCATAAATGGCAACATGGTTGTCTCTCCGAAACCACTAGGGGGAGCTCATGTGCCTCCACTGAAAGTGAAGCCATTGTCGGCTCCAAAGACTGTCAAACGCTCTCTGGCCaagtttaaagacattttaacagAGACACCAACTGTTGTGAGCAGTAAACAAGCAGGTCAGAGTAAAAAACGTAAAGTCACTGCACATCCTGCTGTGGAAGTCACTGTTACTGATTATACAACACTCAGCAAGAAACATGAAGACAATGTCAGTATGGATGCTGGTGAGTCCAATGGTCCCCTGAACCACGAGGCCCTAGAGGATGACAACTGTCAGTCAGAGAACAC GTTGAAAGTCCTCAGAAGCGGGCCATCCTCCATGATTGATCTGGAACAGTTTGAGGAGAATGATGATATGA TTCTGCCGTCAAACCGAAGCGAGGCTGTTCTGTCTGCATTAGACCTGTGTGCTCCTCCTCTCAAACCGCTGATCTTACAGCCGAAGGATACGGCCAACCTGACAGAGTGGTTTAAGAGTCTCTGGTCTACCACCGTCGaca ATGGTCCTGAGATCAGTCCGGACCACTTTGATTGGTACTTCTATCAAGGCAGAGCTATTGGCCTAATGGTGGATCTGAATGGCGGCTCCTTCTGTAGTGGGAAAATCCTGCTGGGCTCCTACATGAAGAAGCCTCTGTGGGTGGATCACAGCGCCACAACA gtttttaacttactaacaAGCTCTGTGAGTGTAACCATCAACGGCAGTGAGTCCCGTTTCAGTCCAGGACAATCCTTCATGGTGCAATGTG GACATGCATACAGCATCCAGAACGTCACTGCACAGCCTGCAGTTCTGTACTTCACCAGAATATTAGCAGAAAGTTCAGATTGA